GCCGTTGGTGAGCACGGCGTTCTGAGCGTTCGTGCCGGCAGTGGCCAGGGCCTTCTCGGCATAGTAGGTGCAGGACTCTTTTCCGTCGCCGTTTGTTCCGGCGGCGATATCGGATTCGAACTGAGTTCGAGACGAAGTGAAGCCCGTATTTCGAATCTTGCTGCTATCGGTCGTGATCGTCGCTATGCGAAAATCGAGTCCCAGGCCGGAGAGACGGTCGAAAAATCCCAGTGCATTCTGTTTTACTGCGTTCTGCTCTTCTGACATCGATCCGGAGTTATCCACTACGAACAGAAAGTCAGCCCTGGGAGGCGATGCTGCCAGCAGTTCGTCGGTGATGGCAGCGGACTCTGATCCGGAGGGGCCGATGTTCGTTCCGTCTACAAGACCGGCCAGATCGCTTTCGACGTTCGCATAGTTCTCGTCGGTCGTTACGCCGAAAAGAACGGCAGCATGGCCTTCGTTATCCTGCGAGGCCTGAAGCACGATACGAAAGACCGTCGTCGACGTTGTGCCGCCCGAGGCGGGGAACTGGCTGACATCGCCCGAGCCGTCAACCGAGCCGATCAGCTGCACAAGCGCATTGCGCACCGCATCGGCCGTTGCCGGATCGGTCACACGAATCTGAACCGAGGCCGTCTCGGTGGGAACAGGAGCGTTGCCAACGTCCTGACGTGAGATGAGGCTATAGCCGTTTTCGTCAACGGCATCCCATCCGGCAAGCGCGGCCAGCAGACGATCCATCAGCGAATCGACGGACTCTGCCGGAGGAACGATCGAGCCCGACCCGTAGGTATTGCCGTCCTCGCCTTCAAGCAACGATCCGGAATAGGCGCCTTCGGGATCCGGCTGCTCGGTAAAGCCTCCCGGATAGGTCATCTCAAGGCCGCCATCCCCCAT
This region of Leptonema illini DSM 21528 genomic DNA includes:
- a CDS encoding vWA domain-containing protein, which gives rise to MVTRIHRTLFYAMLVALVLSTASCGKKKKGFFFFPGLAGSTPAEAETVDLNPVDTGSSPMGDGGLEMTYPGGFTEQPDPEGAYSGSLLEGEDGNTYGSGSIVPPAESVDSLMDRLLAALAGWDAVDENGYSLISRQDVGNAPVPTETASVQIRVTDPATADAVRNALVQLIGSVDGSGDVSQFPASGGTTSTTVFRIVLQASQDNEGHAAVLFGVTTDENYANVESDLAGLVDGTNIGPSGSESAAITDELLAASPPRADFLFVVDNSGSMSEEQNAVKQNALGFFDRLSGLGLDFRIATITTDSSKIRNTGFTSSRTQFESDIAAGTNGDGKESCTYYAEKALATAGTNAQNAVLTNGGGSLGTVTAALRTDVPLTVICVTDESDAYTKWDGSGSNSDAARFDINSNIFLSGAYTYYAIMPLDNSGQHGSCSGVNGSASVTSNFSSGTLSVAALRMDQLAAKTGGSVSSICGENYGAFLNQLADRTAAGASSYQLSRTPISATLKVYVNGVAIEATSNPASAQTGYVYLPSVNRIAFTGSLPALGTPVSIAYKSYGL